The DNA segment tcttccttgtgaggtggggctcaaaattaatgaagacaagtaaacaaaatttagcttgaaaatgggtgtaaagagccatgcatttgggcggccatgggagggtttgaaagcttcatttcggcatgggagaagggatgaagatgatgaagtgtttagtggaagtgatctgcccacttagtgtatattttaattcccatagtgctccactcacctaagaaaatgatttaatatgatttaagtgctaattactccatttacactccatttttgttatttacattaggtaccactaaattaatttttcattatattttccaagtgtaatattatttatttttaatggaaatttaggtcaaaagacaactcaggatgtcaaatgaccacaatgcccctgttcaggttgcattcccgatttttcggtaacaccggatttttgtccgtttttcgatttctcacttttctttgtactaattaattaatttttctttgatatttctaatgatatttatacttcaataaatatttatttgagtcctaaaaatgttttccagggttccccgcggtccagggctagtcaacggtccacgccgtgactttcctgtgcggtcacccatcgctagggttctcgactcgcttaacttggttacatttctttgccattatttttcctttgtttttcttgtattctcttttcttgtatttcattattttatgtctcatcactcataacgaagtgtagttttagacatcctagctatccggacaacactggtcactggaacagtagaacgcactaccgaacataggggtgttacattctaggttttggtcaaaatactaatattgtatatttatgtcttatgaaaattattcctctagtttcatttcatttggatttttgtagaccaagttatagtctttttgccaaaactggcagagTAGGGCTATGTCTAGCAAATTATGGGTAGTTTGGTTCTGGGTagttttgtgacctaacttgtgctagcaaattggtttggttagaggcatttctgagttctgtgttcttcatgagagttatactcctatgtctaacctttccaatggtataaaaatcaggtcattctaacctttctagaggaagttatggccaaatgaacatcatttggtcatttttctggtttAGGGTATGAACAACCGGATTCAAGAAGGATTTAGGTCACTTTgcggacagaatttgggcatgatttcttcatgaaaaatggagcattttagccctagtttcatctccaattggagcaacaaaaaTCTAGTTATAGGTCAAAAACAACACTGGACTCAAAGAGTGCCACAACCTGCATGAAAAGTAAACTCCCAATTCAATTTCCTCcaatctcccaaactacaatttgaTATACATGGCATTTCTATTGATCAAAAATTCATCTCAACAAAGTCAATTGCAAGCCATAACATAAAAGTCCCAATTTTTTAGCAAGACCCTAACctcaaatttcataattcatgcacTTCAATCCATACAACTTTCTAATACACTTATAATCATCAATCATCATCATTAAGCAAGTTTATATTcaagaattcatcaaacccttaTGGACACCAAGGCTGCAGAAATTTAGGGTGTTCAATTACTTaacaatttctttcaattttatgAATTTCCACCCTAATTTGGCATGCTTACTACACCTATAAGTGAAAAGGAAGGGTTATAGTGCACTAAACTCTTGTagacacttcttggacttgtgtaaactttaaaatttcttcacttCTTGGCAGCCAATCTCTTTGCCTTGGTGTGGAGATGATTTTTAATGAAAGTAGATTAGGGTTTTATGGGGAGAAAGGGAGAGATTCAAGCTTAAAAAGCTTGAAAAAGGGGAGAGTGAAGTTGGCTATGGTGAACGGCaaggagaaagaagaagaagaagaaaatggtcTGTTGGTCAAACTTGTCTTATATGGTGATATTTATCCCATAGTAATGTGCATTAAGTTTTTATGAGGTAATATTTACATTATGCTTAGGTAGGCTTAGGCTAGCATGAGGCCATGCTTAcctcataatttatttctttttcatttattttcttttcccatttctatacataatttcataatttaatttactttatgtattttaatctctcttattttaattgacatttaggtcaaaattcaaatatggggttgaaatgaccaaaatgtccttcgttatgcttgtcgggttatttttgtttgtaccgattaataaattttcttgaatttcttttgacatttttaatgtcatttatacctcagtaaacctttaattaagtcctaaaaTTTTTTTCCTAGGATTCCTTGCAGGTCTGAGATCGACAACTATCTTCGCAGTCGCTTTCCGGTACGATCTCCCATCACCGTAACTCCAGCTCCTTTAACTCATTagcttttaatttcttttatttttcattaatttttcttagtctcaATTCAATTAGTTTATGCTTTCTCACTcaagtttaggtgtagttccagacatcttgactgtccgaacatacattagtcatcgaaacagtagaatgtatggattacctaaagtgagggtgttacaaagcctATGTTTTCCCTAAACCCAACATAACATATAAGAAGATTTCTTCAAACCCATCAAGGGGATCTAGCCATTTAAGGACCTTAACACTTAAACATGGCTAAACTAACAACAAAACATGCATTTTAAACATaaaatcacaaaaccctaaccctaacatgcatAAACTTTCTAAAACTCATCTTAAAGACaaattttcatgaaattgaagTTATAGAACCTAATTCCTCAATAACTTATTTAGATCTAtctattagatcaagaagaaaagaatgtTACCTCTTTCTTAGAGTTTTGAGGTGAAAGAAACAAAGACCCAAAGTTTGAATCTACTCTCCCAaacttctaaatggaagaatccaccttCAAACTTTGAAAAAGTCAAAGCAATCTCCTCAAAACCCTCCTTGCATGCTTCaatagttgagagagagagaagaagagaaaaacccAACTGATTTTGGCAAAAATACGAGCTTTGGTTCCTTTTTTACCCTTATCCGTCGAGAGACTTTCAACTATAGGAACTCATGCTTTCGACTAACGGAGTGCACTCTGTCCGAAAAGAGTATTTGAATAAGAAATGGGCTTCAGCTACCAAAAGTTCATTCTTTGGCTGCTAAAGTTCCTTCTGCCTAAAGGAACACTTTAAAACTTTTATAAGACAAAACTtttaaaacattttcatttttaaaagtaTTTTGAATACTGCAAACACATATACATAAACATATTTTCATATCTTACCGCCACTCCCTTATCAGTGAAGTTTTACTTTTCACCAGAATATTCCATCAAAGACAGATATtctgacataaaaaaatgacgaATATTACATCCTTCTCATATTTAAAGAACAATAATttttcctctctcatctctctctctcctttttttgtaattattattTTCTCTCATTCTCTACCAATTGGCTtatcttttttttcctttctttttttgtgTCAACAAAACTAGTGAACAAACTTAATTTCATAAAGAAAATTAAGGAAATTGGTGATATGGCTcaaaagttagtataaacgaataAAATCTAGTGTATCAATTGGTTTACTAGCTTGTGAAATTGGCTTTGATATTATCTATAACAACCGAAAGTGTTAAAAGAGTATTTTCTACAATGAAAATTGTGAACGCGATTACAGAATCAAATGGGAGATCAATTCTATATGACTTTTTAATTACATATACTAAGAAAAATGTCTTTGATAATATTGATAATGAACTAGTTATACAAagctttcaaaaaataaattcatcaaggacaattataaatttaatattatagctaaaatttattattttataaaattattttcttgttCTTCTTAACTATTATTACATATGGAAAATTTACAtgcatttttatattttttttcttaatagataatctattattgtatacaattttttctcttaattaaataaaataagattTTTTAACTCCATTGGCATAATTTTCTAGCTTTACCTTTGGTCGTTGGTGTTTTAAGATGCTAGGCCTTACCAAAATTGGATAGACGGTGTCGCTaacgaataaaaaaaaaaaacaaaaatgagAGGGAAGAAgggagttgagaactcaaaggaGGGTTTTTAGACTTGAAGGATTGttttgagtaaaaaaaaaaaaaaaaaaaaacttctttacattttattttaaaaaaaaagttaaataatttataataaaaatatttttttattatttaatgttAGAAATTAAGCACTAATCATTATTGCGGACTGAATCAATTTCAACCCAATTGCTTTCCAGCTTACAAGCAGGATTCAATTTCAATCACAAATTTAGAAAATCTTAAGAGACAACAAAAAGATTCCTAATTTGTTGCATTTTTATTGGTCAAATTGTCCTTtcgtttatttatttttcctCTCTCTTGACGAAGTAGTGCATGCCAGTGCCATTGATTAGTCTCCCAAGTAGGTCTACACTTAGACAAAAATTGTATTCAACTATCTTCTCATTATTTAAATGCCACAAAGCCACATTATGCTGCCGTTgaattgtttgtttttttttaatgtaaaaaaaaaaaagcattttatttagaaatatataataatattaattaaatattatatatattttatatttttttatttattttcatattttgatTAAAAGGTATATAAGACTTATTTAAGatagttttaatttatttataggtaagactttttatttaatatttcattaAAGTTGTGTATAGAATCCAAACGAAATTAATTGATGCTTAATagcaatgaaattaaaaaaaaaacatataattTTAACAAAGAACtgatttatttaagttatttataataatataattttttatttaattttgattaaaatttaatttcaaattttcatagttttaaaaatagcttcaatattatttgttaaaattcgcTAATGCTAATAATGTGTTtcagtaaaaaaaattataataatacatGCAATTAAAAAACTCAATACTTAAAATTcaattctaatttaattaaatttttaaaacttaaGCTTAATCTGACGAAATATTTAAAAGTTTCATGAACATATTcatcattaaaattttagcttggactcaaatttataaattattattttaatattatattaattaataaattaaaataaatggtTCTAgtcaaatatttataataattgaatttttttaattaaattaaaaattaagtcaatttattcaaaaaataattaagtcAACTAAAAAAAGTCATATAAATACTCCGCGTGTTTATAAGTTTAATTAAGCCTTTCAATTTTctaaaaaaatcaaataagtcttttaaattttttgaaaCTAAATAAAccatttaacttttaaaaataaataaaaaagactaaattataattttgactcTAATATAAATACAGTTAAGACTGGACACGAAAATCTTTTAGTGCTAAAGGTTCTCATcagttatcatgtgtatttgatttACAACATTTTGATGGATATCTGTTGCATATTAAAGCATATTAATAAGTTATTATTTATCGAACTATTCAAGAAACTTCTCTATATAAACTTCTCTATATAAACTATCACGAAGATATTGAACCAATAGAGAAGCTTATTGAATCATTTAATAAAAGATAACTTATTAATATGCTCCATAATGTAGTAAAATACTTACTAAAATGTTGCAAATCATATATATAGAATTGCTAATGAAGACCCTATGTATTATAAGATCTTCATGGATGATTTTAACTGGATTTATACTAGAAGCAATTATAGTTCAAtctattattcatttatttttaaaaagttAAATAGTTTATTTGTATGTAAAACAGTAAAAAAGTTTATTtgacatatttttaaaattaataaaatttatttagactctaatacattttaaaaatttatatgacTATTGACCCAGATCAAAATAAGCCTTTCATTTTGATTGGGTAGTCTGAATAGCCAATTAATAGGCAATTATAAACTTCTGGTTACagcataagaaaaaaaaaaagaagaccctatattttaataaaattaactacttagttcatatattttaaaaaatatattatctagtttctataaaaattttcgtTAAACTATTTAGTATCTCTGTCAAATTTTTTCATTACTCATATTATTCATACTATTATTTAGTCtttctattttagtgaaattaattaattggtttacgtattttgaaaaatatattcttatataaaaatataaattttgctaTGTACAaactaaatattaatttacattttttttaaattttaaattttttggatatcatttttatattttctctatgtggaaataattttttttaattatttagaattttaaataaatttattaatcttTTTGTATAAAAAGCTTACACTATTTTTATTGATAGATGAAAACAAATAAAGAATAAGGAGGAGAAATGTGTAGGTATAGAGAAAAGAAAcataaagagaaataaaaaaggataagagagaaataagagagagaaaattaagatagtttaggtataaaaaataattatgaaactaaatagttaataaaatcaaattacaGAGACTAACTAATgtgttttttcaaaatatagaaacTAACTAAtcagtttcactaaaatagaagTATCAAATAGTAAGTTGACCAATATTGattaacaaaaaatttaataattgaactaaataatttaacagaagtttttataaggactaaataatatatttttaaaaatatataaactaaataattaattttattaaaatatagggattaaacagcaattttttcataataaaattCAAAAATCTACACGCGTTTGTGTGGTATAATTGTAAATAAGAAGAAAACCGAGGGGCATCTGTTATCGAGATCTGATCATAAAAATATGTTCTTACTTTGAAAACTAGAAATGCCAACAGGCACGTCATTTCTAAGAAGAACAAGAAGGCACGGCAATTGCTGGTCGTCGGTCTCTTCCATTGAAGGAGAAGAATCACAAGAGCAAACCCAAACCTGGTCTATGCTCCAGGTAAATACTCCCTATCTCACCATTTACATATTAGTTATGTGTGATTTTGATTTGGATTTTGTgctcttttttttatattttttttttgttcttgttGGATTTGACCGACTGTTGTTTGGATTAAATTTGAAGTTCAGGTTTATTAATTGTGTGAATTGATAAATTTGAGGATGTGAGCAAGTGCTAGAATTCTTAGAAGTAGATTTTTCTTGTCTTCTTTCATTTATAACTGAGCTTCTTGGAAAGGGGTAGATGAACTTTCAATTCATCTGTTAATAAAAACCGTAGTTTAAGTCATTTGGTAGAAGATAGTTTCATGGATTTGAACTTTTTAACCAAGAAAGCATGGTTTTATTTTTGGGTTCGGATTGTCCTTGGATGCTAAATTCTTCTTTTAACTAGGAGATTAATTTGATTGTTCTAGATCGAAATCAAgctgtttttcttttcttcttattttttttaagttgtaTTTTCGTACGTGTGAAAAATAGGATTTTATTGCTTTGGCATCTGGGatgaatttattttcttattttcgtttttttattagctcaattgTTTTTGCCTGGTTTGCTTCTCGGGTTGCCCACTAACTGTGCCTTTTAGCTTTAAAGTGCCTTTTCCTCTCTGTACTCGGTAGCTTTTTACTCTTTGATCCAGTGAAGAGCTGAATCAATGTCTATAGTGCTATTGTAAGTTACAGGATTTGAGAACCCCTTTTCTTTTTTCGGTAGATGCTATAGCTTCTGATTCTAAGAATGACTTTTTTTGGACGGTTGATGATGTAGGTCAATTTTGTTTCATTTGTTCACTTGTTTTTGGACTATTGTGAATACTTGGTGATCAGTCAGTTTACTGTGGTTCAATCTTACACGGTGGCTGTGTGGTGCTCGCAAGTCTACACTATTGCATGATGAGTACTACTTTAGTGGTTGAAGCCAGAAACAGGATACTAAAAAGCATTAAAAATTAcatatattattaaaatgattgaaaatgatactaaattatttttttaataataagtgatattaatttaattttcactataatattatcaaaaaatattttaaccTTATTACaacataatttaattttaaaataaataaataaatattttgttaaaaataatataaataattttaaaatttattaaatagtgtaaataatcaatttaaattaatgaagaaaataaatacttgatggaattttaaaattaaatgaggGCAATAAAGTAAAATACtttatcaaattaatttataaacacCCGCTAATAACCACTAAAATGAAAAGATTCTCTCTTCTAACTTTTTTTTTGGCTTAAAACACAGCTTATAAGTGCTAAAAATCTTTTAAACAAACAAGTTAGCTTAAAATTATAGCTTGTAAGTTGGTTTGACCAGTTTATAAGATAAACTAAATGCCATCTTAGTCCACTGAACAATAATTCTCGCATTAAAGTATTTTTGCAGATGTTACAGCAAAATAGAAAGTTTCCTTACAAAAGGACACCCTCCTTCCCCTTCCCCCCTCCCCTCCCCACAAcacccacacccccccccccccccccctacttTTTTTTTCTACCAATGTAATGAAAATGATATATTCTATGCCTTAATGGCAAAgtaggtttggccagttttttctTTTATTGTTAAGTGTTCCTATTATCAGCATTTGCTACATTTGCACACTCTTTTTTCTGGttccttttaaattttttaccaAGATTAAATTTGTGTTGACTCGATTATCTTACTCTTTTTTCTTGTCCTTTTGCAGACAATAGGGATCTGTCAATGCATTGCTGCAGATAATAGAGGCAACGCCACAAAAATTTGTGGTCGCAGGTGAATCATATTATAttcaaatatttatgaatatatgCTGAACGGTGGCATGTAGCTTTTGGAAATTAGTTAATGTAGCTAGTAAAGGGAAAATTTATCATTGAAAAGTCTCCAATTATCTCTTGTATATTGAGAAGGTCAAGTCAATCAAGGGCTAGTCTTAGATGCAAAGATCTCAGGAACACCAAAATTCAGCTGGTATTCACGGGTTTAACCACCAATCACAAGAGATTGATCCATATGGTTTGTCTCATATACAAATTTTAAACAACAATTTATTCTCCGATGTCGGCAGTCAAGGAATCACTGTTTCCTTTCAAACTGACAAGGAAGAATACTTTACATTGGAATCATCTGCAGTTGCCGGAGGTTTTGTCGTCTATGATTCGCCTGCTGCCAGCTTCTCATCCAGCAGAAGTCCATTTTCATCCCAAGGTTCACATTCATGCCTGACAGATCCTCATCATTCTCCTGACAACACATATGGATCTCCAATGAGTGGATCTTCATCTGCTGATGATGACAATGTACTAATGAGGCAGAAATTAAGGGAACTGGAATTTTTGTTACTGGGGTCTGAATTGGACATTACAAACGACGGCAATTTCTGCTTCCACCAAGCTGATCGATTAGAAAGATGGGACTGGACGCAAATGGTGGAAATGATCCCTAGGTTAGACATGAAACAAATGCTCTTGGCCTGTGCTCAATCAATATCTGATGGTGACATACCAAGAGCAGCACGTTTAATGCATGTGTTGGAGCAAATGGTGTCAGTGTCTGGAACGCCAATGCAGCGTTTGGGAGCGTACATGTTGGAAGGGCTCAGAGCAAGGGTTGAACTATCAGGAAGTAAAATCTACAAAGCTTCGAAGTGTGAAGCACCATTGAGCTCAGATCTGATGACTTACATGGGTATTCTCTCTAAAATCTGTCCATACTGGAGGTTTGCATACGCAGCTGCCAATGTTGTCATTCGTGAAGCTGTGGAATATGAGCCTAGAATTCACATAATTGATTTCCAGATTGCACAGGGCACCCAGTGGTTGTACTTAATCCAGTCACTTGCAGATCAGCCGGGTGGCCCCCCATCAATTCACATAACTGGTGTTGATGATCCTCAGTCAGCTCATGCTCGTGGTGGTGGACTTCATATTGTAGGACACAGGCTATCATGTTTTGCCGAGTCATGCAATGTGCCATTTCAGTTCTATGATGCTGCTGTGTCTGGTTGTGAGGTTCAACTAGAACAACTTGGGTTGCAACCTGGGGAAGCTGTGGTGGTGAATTTTCCATATGTATTGCACCACATGCCAGATGAGAGCGTGAACACATGGAATCACAGAGATCGACTGTTGAGGCTGGTGAAGAGTTTGTCACCAAAGGTTGTGACTCTCATCGAGCAAGAATCCAACACTAATACTAAGCCTTTCCTTCCAAGGTTCAAGGAAACACTAGAATATTATACTGCCATGTTTGAATCAATTGATGCTGGTTCGTCGAGGGATGACAAGCAGAGGATAAATGCAGAGCAACACTGTGTGGCTCGAGACATTGTCGATGTGATTGCTTGTGAGGGAGCTGACAGGGTTGAACGACATGAACTATTTGGGAAGTGGAGGTCGCGATTTATTATGGCTGGATTTACTCAATACCCTTTAACTTCCACGGTGACTGGTGCTGTAAGAGATTTATTGAGAGAATATGACAGGAACTATGGACTGCAAGAGAAGGATGGTGCTCTTTACCTTTGGTGGATCAACACAGCCATGACAACCTTTTCTGCTTGGAGGTGAAACCCAGATAATAGCATTAGTTCTTTAACATCTGTAAATTTTGTCATTGCTGTTTTAAGTTATGATATGTAGTGATGATTGTATTTGGAGAAGTGAGATTAAGATTAGCTGTTTTTTAGATACTAATGCCAGGACAGATACTCAAAAGCTCGTAGGAATACTGCACATTTCCAGTGCGGAATGAATAAAAAATAGTTAGGTATTATGTTGCAATTTTACTTCTGCCGATTATTAATATCTGTTTAAGGCCCTACATGTGCTTTTTGAACTGAAATGAAACTCTTTCATTTCTTCTGAAAAGCTAGCAAATAATGTGAATTTCAACAATACCCATTTGCATTATTTGTGCTTCCTATTTGGTTGTTGCTTGGTGATCTACTCTTCCAAGGttgaaattcatttatatatttgtTAGGTATAATAACTTGCTATGGTTGATAGTACCATAGTAAGTgaaaatttttatgtttttttcaCATTCTGTTTATTTGTTACTCTCGTCCATgagtaattatattttatttatttgcatCTGGTAATCACATTTTTAATAacgaatttatttttatttttatagtttTGCATTCACTTGCTATAATGTTGCGACTCATTTCACCTAAGTATTTTTGCATAAATATATACACAGAATTATCAGGTAATCTAAGGAGGGTGATGTTTGGCTTCGTTACCTTGTAAAACCATTATTGTGATTTTAATGCCCTGCTGATATATCATGGTTTAGTGAATGCAGGCTTGATTGATGAAAACTAAACAAACTgctgtcccaaaatagtccaagagggggtgaATTAGACTTAACTAATTTTTCGgctcttgcttgtagcctaataaaAAATTGTGGTTTTGTTCAACTAAGTGCtcctatatacatatagtgaaagtGATATGTGTTTCAAGAATGTATTTCTAAATTGCAATTCGAGCATCAATCAATATTGATAGCAATTTTtaacataacatgcataaaatCTAAATTacacaaaaagaaaaagattaaagttagagaaatcaaacacaataatttttatagtggttggacttaactagcctacattcactctctcaaagaaccctctttgagtcttctctccactatttgctcttttaaaggcaagatacCAAAAGCTCTTTATAACTTTTTCAACACCAAgtttttaccaaggtagcttgaacccttagacaagtgctatctcaagcactcacactctcaagtttcaataggtgcttgtataaCACCTCTTAAATacaatttaatgttttaacactcactctcactcgatacaaatcaaactataaagaagagatgagttgatttgtcaATGGTAGTTCATAGAACTCTCCTTAGAGacatttatatccaattctctaaaTAAGGCAGCTAAGAGGTGTGCATAGGGTAATTTACCAATTCCATAAGCTTTACGCATATTTTTGAAAATCAAATAGGCCAAATTCATTCTCACTCTGTTAACAATATGCCACATGATGCACATATCCAAATAACTCAAATATCCATAGCTGCCAGATTTAGGACAAAATATATaattcaccatactgtgaataatCTTAATGTGCTGAAGGACTTTAGCGCTAGTGGATTTTTCACTAGTGGCAGTGTTGGTAAGAAAAACTTCACTTTCAAATTCAATCAAATTAACTCTAGCAACATCTCTATGAGCAGAAATCCTATTTCCATCATTCGACAATTTTAACGCTTTGGCAATCAACTCAACAGAAACCATATACAATTTGTCATTCAAAGAAAACTTAAAACTGTCTTCTTCATCAACAACTTTTAAAGTTCTATAAAATTCTTGGACTAGTCTAGGATAATAAACATCAGTGCATTCACACACAGTTAgccattcttgaaattcaaagagtTCCTTAAATTGAAAATCAACCTGATCAAAATTGTCCCATTTTATGAACTTACAGTCTGAAAGCGCTTTGTCAACAAGAGAGCCCGATGATTTTGAAGCAACCTTTTCTCGTTGAATGTCAATCCCACGcactttccttccctttttcttttctagtGCTGTTAGCACAGGTTCGACTTCCTCAGATGGGTCAGAGGATACACTGTTGGACTCAGTTACTGgtgttttcctcttttctttcaatttcttctttAAGGCAGCAACAGGGAGTTGTTCAGATGAAGAAGAGGCCGATGAGATTGCAACTGGGGTTTTTCTTTTGGTGTGAGCTATGAATGGCGAATTAGAAGCAGTGAGGTATCGGGAAAGATGGGTTCCAACGCAATGAGAAATGAGTGAGGAATTAGAGAGTGAGAGAGGCACTCAAAGTAGATGGGTCAGTataatgaagaaaattttgataaCAAAAAAGCGCAAGATTGGTACCGAGAACCGATAAGAAGGTGAGAGAGGAGTCGAGTATggcgaaagaaagaaagaaaaaaaaactgaAGGGCTAAGGTTTCGTGTAGCAGTGGATGAAAAATTGATTCTTTTCTTAAGTCCCGCGCTTTCCCTTTTCTAgtgtattttattt comes from the Hevea brasiliensis isolate MT/VB/25A 57/8 chromosome 5, ASM3005281v1, whole genome shotgun sequence genome and includes:
- the LOC110652262 gene encoding scarecrow-like protein 13, with amino-acid sequence MPTGTSFLRRTRRHGNCWSSVSSIEGEESQEQTQTWSMLQTIGICQCIAADNRGNATKICGRSQGITVSFQTDKEEYFTLESSAVAGGFVVYDSPAASFSSSRSPFSSQGSHSCLTDPHHSPDNTYGSPMSGSSSADDDNVLMRQKLRELEFLLLGSELDITNDGNFCFHQADRLERWDWTQMVEMIPRLDMKQMLLACAQSISDGDIPRAARLMHVLEQMVSVSGTPMQRLGAYMLEGLRARVELSGSKIYKASKCEAPLSSDLMTYMGILSKICPYWRFAYAAANVVIREAVEYEPRIHIIDFQIAQGTQWLYLIQSLADQPGGPPSIHITGVDDPQSAHARGGGLHIVGHRLSCFAESCNVPFQFYDAAVSGCEVQLEQLGLQPGEAVVVNFPYVLHHMPDESVNTWNHRDRLLRLVKSLSPKVVTLIEQESNTNTKPFLPRFKETLEYYTAMFESIDAGSSRDDKQRINAEQHCVARDIVDVIACEGADRVERHELFGKWRSRFIMAGFTQYPLTSTVTGAVRDLLREYDRNYGLQEKDGALYLWWINTAMTTFSAWR